Proteins encoded by one window of Aspergillus chevalieri M1 DNA, chromosome 6, nearly complete sequence:
- the slt11 gene encoding Pre-mRNA-splicing factor ECM2 (BUSCO:EOG09263BDA;~COG:A;~EggNog:ENOG410PH4S;~InterPro:IPR000504,IPR035979,IPR034356,IPR012677, IPR039171;~PFAM:PF00076;~go_function: GO:0003676 - nucleic acid binding [Evidence IEA];~go_function: GO:0003723 - RNA binding [Evidence IEA]), with protein sequence MPPPQIKQDLNRSGWESTDFPSVCENCLPDNPYVQMLKEDHGAECKICTRPFTIFRWKADRTARTKRTNICLTCARLKNCCQCCMLDLSFGLPIVVRDAALKMVAPGPQSDVNREYYAQEHEREIEEGRGAVEEYEKTDEKARELLRRLANSEPYYRKPRRLEAPPGDEEEAEAPSSETPQVRSRYGNGPGPIRTSESRRGTPLPGRGGGVRGGRGGRGGRPFPSTAQVPPSAEDILPPADPNVTSLFVTGVEDDLPEHAVRTFFTQFGQLRSLVCSHRSHCAFVNYLTRASAEDAARECQGKAVINGCPLRIRWGKPKPLDNMSNEERIKNAREGRQTAGATRGGQPEKKAITAGEGAAQQETPRNFAVAPPPGSSNVQYSSLHGD encoded by the exons ATGCCTCCCCCACAGATTAAACAAGATCTCAACCGGTCCGGTTGGGAAAGCACCGACTTCCCTTCTGTCTGCGAGAATTGCCTCCCGGACAACCCATATGTGCAGATGCTGAAGGAGGACCACGGCGCAGAATGCAAAATT TGCACGCGCCCCTTTACCATCTTCCGGTGGAAAGCTGATCGTACAGCACGCACGAAGCGCACCAACATTTGCCTGACATGCGCCCGCCTGAAGAACTGTTGCCAGTGTTGTATGCTCGATTTGTCATTCGGCTTGCCCATTGTCGTCCGTGATGCTGCCTTGAAAATGGTTGCCCCGGGCCCCCAGAGTGACGTCAACCGCGAATACTACGCCCAAGAACACGAAAGGGAAATCGAGGAAGGGCGTGGCGCTGTGGAGGAATATGAAAAGACGGATGAGAAAGCGCGGGAGCTGCTCCGTCGGCTTGCGAATAGTGAGCCGTACTACAGAAAGCCGCGGAGGCTGGAAGCTCCTCCaggtgatgaagaggaagccgAGGCACCGTCGTCAGAGACGCCTCAAGTGCGCAGTCGTTACGGAAATGGCCCCGGACCTATTCGGACAAGCGAGAGCAGAAGAGGAACGCCTTTACCCGGTCGTGGAGGTGGTGTGCGCGGTGGTCGTGGCGGCCGCGGTGGCCGGCCGTTCCCAAGTACCGCTCAAGTTCCTCCTTCGGCGGAGGACATTCTCCCTCCTGCGGACCCCAACGTCACCTCGCTGTTTGTCACTGGTGTTGAGGACGATCTTCCGGAACATGCGGTGCGAACATTTTTCACGCAATTCGGTCAACTCCGGTCTCTCGTCTGTTCTCACCGCTCGCATTGCGCATTTGTGAACTATCTTACTCGCGCTAGCGCTGAAGACGCCGCGAGGGAGTGTCAGGGTAAGGCTGTTATCAACGGTTGCCCTCTGCGCATCAGATGGGGAAAGCCTAAGCCTTTGGATAATATGAGCAACGAAGAACGCATCAAGAATGCCCGGGAGGGAAGACAGACTGCCGGTGCCACCAGGGGCGGGCAgccggagaagaaggctATCACTGCTGGTGAAGGTGCCGCACAGCAAGAGACTCCTCGCAACTTCGCCGTGGCGCCGCCTCCCGGAAGCAGCAATGTTCAATACTCGAGTTTGCATGGCGACTAA
- a CDS encoding putative ribosome associated DnaJ chaperone Zuotin (BUSCO:EOG092634M1;~COG:O;~EggNog:ENOG410PGPX;~InterPro:IPR001623,IPR036869,IPR042569,IPR032003;~PFAM:PF16717,PF00226), whose protein sequence is MVAVQTVNATLPLVSGGWSAEKDFKAVGALSGATQRNLEPVGPYFLAHARRARHGRTFSEDERIQAQNTAKKTEDDQDDDISDTEDAMLLSREAKDWKSQDHYAVLGLAKYRWRATPDQIKRAHRKKVLRHHPDKKAAMGDRDENDQFFKCIQKAAELLLDPVRRRQFDSVDEAAEVEPPTKKEAAAKGKFFKLWGPVFESEARFSKIQPVPLFGDDNTTQEELENFYNFWYNFDSWRSFEYLDEDVPDDNENRDQKRHIEKKNANARRKRKTEDTTRLRKILDDASSQDERIKKFRQQARAGKDKKRLEKEAEAKRLAEEKEKARLEEEQRKKDAEEAAKADREKNKKAKEAAKNAAKKNKRVVKASVKDVNYFAEGEPSATQVDSVLTDLDLIMGKLEAEDLASLAERLTAAGKDAGAVKNVYVEEVKRLVGAGKLKEGEAKSFA, encoded by the exons atggtTGCTGTGCAGACCGTTAACGCTACCCTACCCCTGGTGTCCGGGGGCTGGAGCGCCGAGAAGGACTTCAAGGCCGTTGGTGCTCTGTCCGGCGCTACTCAGAGGAACTTGGAGCCCGTTGGTCCTTATTTCCTGGCTCACGCTCGCCGT GCTCGTCACGGCCGTACCTTCTCCGAGGATGAGCGCATCCAGGCCCAGAACACTGCCAAGAAGACCGAGGACGACCAGGACGACGACATCTCGGACACCGAGGATGCCATGCTGCTCTCCCGCGAAGCCAAGGACTGGAAGAGCCAAGACCACTATGCTGTCCTGGGTCTTGCCAAGTACCGCTGGCGCGCAACCCCCGACCAGATCAAGCGTGCCCACCGCAAGAAGGTCCTCCGCCACCACCCCGACAAGAAGGCCGCTATGGGAGATCGCGACGAGAACGACCAATTCTTCAAGTGTATCCAGAAGGCCGCCGAGCTGCTTCTCGACCCTGTCCGTCGCCGCCAGTTCGACTCCGTTGACGAAGCCGCCGAAGTTGAGCCCCCGACCAAGAAGGAGGCTGCCGCTAAGGGTAAATTCTTCAAGCTATGGGGACCTGTTTTCGAGTCTGAGGCTCGTTTCTCCAAGATTCAGCCTGTGCCTTTGTTCGGTGACGACAACACCACTCAGGAGGAGCTTGAGAACTTTTACAACTTCTGGTACAACTTTGACAGCTGGAGATCGTTCGAGTACCTCGACGAGGACGTGCCCGATGACAACGAGAACCGCGACCAGAAGCGTCAcatcgagaagaagaacgccAACGCCCGCCGTAAGCGCAAGACCGAGGACACTACCCGTCTCCGTAAGATCCTAGACGACGCTTCGAGCCAGGACGAGCGTATCAAGAAGTTCCGCCAGCAGGCCCGTGCCGGCAAGGACAAGAAGCGTCTTGAGAAGGAGGCCGAGGCCAAGCGTCTGgccgaggaaaaggagaaggctCGTCTTGAGGAAGAGCAGCGCAAGAAGGACGCCGAAGAGGCCGCCAAGGCTGACCGtgagaagaacaagaaggccAAGGAGGCCGCCAAGAACGCTGCTAAGAAGAACAAGCGTGTTGTTAAGGCCTCCGTCAAGGATGTCAACTACTTTGCCGAGGGCGAGCCTTCTGCTACCCAGGTTGACTCTGTCTTGACTGACCTTGACCTTATCATGGGCAAGCTCGAGGCTGAGGACCTTGCTTCGCTTGCTGAGCGTCTTACTGCTGCTGGCAAGGATGCTGGCGCTGTCAAGAACGTGTATGTT
- the MZM1 gene encoding LYR motif-containing protein (COG:A;~EggNog:ENOG410PSY1;~InterPro:IPR008011;~PFAM:PF05347) encodes MASQTAVSARSAYRQLLRATRVAFQDDVRVLVASRQEARRNFDAHRRLAVDTPMQIKHAVEVADLLRHNLVQGSREEGNEDAKWELRIHDEIERGDNDSIKVGGKSVKVDKPCSAQ; translated from the exons ATGGCCTCCCAGACAGCCGTATCCGCACGGAGTGCCTACCGCCAACTCCTCCGCGCCACCCGCGTCGCTTTCCAAG ATGACGTCCGAGTCCTCGTCGCATCCCGACAGGAAGCACGCCGGAACTTCGACGCCCATCGCCGCCTAGCTGTTGACACACCCATGCAAATCAAGCATGCCGTTGAAGTGGCGGATCTCCTTAGACATAATCTCGTGCAGGGCTCGCGGGAAGAGGGGAATGAGGATGCGAAATGGG AACTCCGTATCCACGACGAGATCGAGCGAGGTGATAATGACTCGATCAAGGTCGGAGGGAAGAGTGTCAAGGTTGATAAGCCCTGCTCGGCGCAATGA